In the Manis javanica isolate MJ-LG chromosome 14, MJ_LKY, whole genome shotgun sequence genome, one interval contains:
- the LOC140846084 gene encoding uncharacterized protein encodes MKRKRKRNHLETTRSLKAARMSGGPKATDAAAAASEFLSCVPCENKPAGAGVSKLQASGTPPWYLEDETVGPEGNDGPCGSEYYTSGSSLDSASCAKISKKQNRIGEPGNLPQKELENTSTSDYSFSLSDYENSEITKLPEDVPRVGALEMTPPQVWEEREASSSSPSSSTSSSSPSASSSTSSPVPVSQQGGSSLFPQHRDTAPIREIYYRRVFLKRDVTVWWGGVEVLEPTSKKTKLVQCVFSQVAQKTSGAFLTPKSQNAFLRRPSYVSPPKHLTDMECSSDNNALQGREPAGGAGEPPAQEEGSRAKTPQGLGTLDSGFRCLGCYQVFHSLEVLQAHVENAAHERFSCHVFNRAFAQMISKHKKRARELGGDHQDENVYLPDQKRSRSKTSSCK; translated from the exons atgaagcgtAAACGGAAAAGGAATCATCTTGAAACCACACGTTCCCTCAAAgctgccaggatgtcaggag GTCCGAAAGCAACGgacgctgctgctgctgcttcagaGTTCCTCTCCTGTGTCCCTTGTGAGAACAAGCCTGCTGGTGCTG GAGTCTCAAAGCTCCAGGCATCGGGTACACCGCCTTGGTATTTGGAAGATGAAACTGTGGGTCCTGAGGGAAATGATGGACCCTGTGGATCCGAATACTACACGTCTGGCTCCTCTCTTGACTCAGCCTCTTGTGCTA AGATCTCAAAGAAACAAAATCGTATTGGAGAGCCTGGTAATCTTCCCCAGAAGGAATTAGAAAATACCTCTACCTCAGATtactccttctctctctctgactacGAGAATAGCG AAATCACCAAGTTACCTGAAGATGTTCCTCGTGTTGGGGCCCTTGAGATGACTCCGCCCCAGGTCTGGGAGGAGCGGGaagcttcctcctcctctccatcctcctccacctcctcctcctctccctccgcctcctcctctacCTCCTCTCCAGTCCCTGTGAGTCAGCAGGGTGGGTCCTCTCTGTTCCCACAGCACAGGGACACAGCACCCATCAGGGAAATTTATTACAGGCGTGTCTTTCTGAAAAGAGATGTGACTgtctggtggggtggggtggaagtgTTAGAGCCCACCTCAAAAAAGACCAAACTGGTGCAGTGTGTTTTTTCTCAAGTGGCCCAAAAAACATCTGGGGCCTTTTTAACACCAAAAAGCCAGAATGCTTTTCTGAGAAGACCCTCTTATGTGTCTCCACCGAAACACCTCACTGACATGGAGTGCAGCTCAGATAACAATGCCCTACAGGGGAGGGAGCCGGCTGGTGGTGcaggggagcctccagcccaggaggagggCTCCAGGGCCAAGACACCCCAGGGGCTGGGGACCCTGGACAGTGGCTTCAGGTGCCTGGGCTGCTACCAGGTTTTCCATAGCTTGGAGGTCCTGCAGGCACACGTGGAAAATGCGGCCCATGAGCGCTTCAGCTGCCACGTTTTCAACCGGGCCTTTGCTCAGATGATCAGcaagcacaagaagagagcccGAGAACTGGGAGGAGACCATCAGGATGAGAACGTTTACCTGCCAGACCAAAAGCGGTCTCGCAGTAAGACATCCTCCTGCAAGTAG